In a genomic window of Roseiflexus castenholzii DSM 13941:
- a CDS encoding ABC transporter ATP-binding protein: MSTAVPIPAVRVTNVTRAYMVNNERVLALRHVNLTVEEGAFVALMGRSGSGKTTLLNMIGGLDQPTEGEVALFGQVLNGMDQDQLTLLRREKIGFIFQSFALLPILSAWENVEMPLRIAGVRSGRERRQRAEAALALVGLERWATHRPAEMSGGQQQRVAIARALVSRPRLLLADEPTGELDSTTGRNLLTLLRTIVRTEGVTLIMATHDRTIFDFADIVYQLRDGQIVE; this comes from the coding sequence ATGTCAACCGCTGTTCCCATCCCTGCGGTGCGCGTCACCAATGTCACGCGCGCCTATATGGTCAATAACGAACGGGTGCTCGCGCTGCGCCATGTGAACCTGACCGTTGAGGAGGGCGCGTTTGTGGCGCTTATGGGGCGCTCCGGCTCTGGGAAAACGACGCTCCTCAACATGATCGGCGGGCTCGATCAGCCGACGGAAGGGGAAGTTGCGCTCTTCGGGCAGGTGTTGAACGGCATGGATCAGGATCAATTAACGCTGCTGCGCCGCGAGAAGATCGGGTTCATCTTTCAATCGTTCGCCCTGCTCCCGATTCTCTCAGCATGGGAGAATGTCGAGATGCCGCTGCGGATCGCGGGGGTGCGTTCCGGTCGTGAGCGGCGGCAGCGCGCCGAGGCGGCGCTGGCGCTGGTCGGTCTCGAACGGTGGGCAACGCACCGTCCTGCTGAAATGTCGGGCGGGCAACAGCAACGGGTTGCTATTGCCCGCGCACTCGTATCGCGCCCGCGCCTCCTGCTGGCAGATGAGCCAACCGGTGAACTCGACTCGACGACAGGGCGGAATCTGCTCACGCTGCTGCGCACCATTGTGCGCACCGAAGGCGTGACCCTGATCATGGCAACCCACGACCGGACGATCTTCGATTTCGCCGATATCGTCTATCAACTGCGCGACGGGCAGATCGTGGAATGA
- a CDS encoding ABC transporter permease, producing MATTSSPGSSQPVVSSLSLRRWSKWWSPGSLIGVLRVVSRRLWSHLGLMLAIAVGFIVAIGLTVSIPVYAEAVGYRILRDELAQGEAGSKRPPFAFMFRYLGSQTGVISWRDYAPLDEYMRTQLAERLGLPIMTEVRYVATDKAPLMPAGGVGKPLIFVNTAFATDFEQHIDIIDGAFPQPASTDGPIEVLISEDLSGRLGFQVGEEYLILGPQEQRVDQSYPIRIAGVWRVRDSGSDYWFYDPVTLYDTLFVPEESFRDRLTAINPKPIYVATWYAIADGSSVRSSDVADVRARINRIATDITTILPGSRIDISPAQALAEHQRQVQRLTLILTIFSVPVLGLIAYFILLVAGLVVQRQSNEIAVLRSRGASRLQVLGIYLIEGLLLGIAALAAGVAVGQGAGLLMTWTRSFLDVQPGEWLPIELTPDAWQRAWQMLIVMVPASLLPAFGVARYTIVSFKSERARATRKPFWQRMYLDLLLLLPVYYGYTLLEQRGTVAFLGAADDPFGNPLLLLAPTLYMFTLALVATRIFPLAMSALEWLARHMSGVATVTALRYLARTPGAYTGPVLLLILTLSLATFTASMAQTLDRHLIDQVYYESGSDIRLYDLGQSGGFSGPMAGMQPQQPLVSDGMQEARFMFLPVTDYLTIPGVEAATRVSVSQVEITLANRTIPARFIGVDRVDLPAVIHWRADYAGESLGALMNRLADDPSAVLVNSAFAAQNRLRPGDRFEVVMNDLDRKVRVPVIVVGYVNLFPTVYPTDGPFLIGNLDYAFDMQGGQYPYDVWLRLAPGVERQTIDEGLRELGLRTFERGFAPTIIVAEHARPERQGFYGLLSVGFIASAFLTVLGFLFYSALSFQRRFVELGMLRAIGLSTRQLGALLAWEQALIIGAGMIGGTLIGVTASQLFIPFLQVRRGANAQIPPFVVQIAWEQIAIIYMVFGAMLIAAVLITIALLRRMKLFQAVKLGEAI from the coding sequence ATGGCAACAACATCCTCTCCCGGTTCGTCACAACCTGTCGTCTCCAGTCTCTCGCTGAGGCGCTGGAGCAAATGGTGGTCCCCCGGATCACTCATCGGCGTGTTGCGCGTCGTCAGCCGACGGTTGTGGAGCCACCTGGGGCTGATGCTCGCCATCGCCGTCGGCTTCATCGTCGCTATCGGGTTGACGGTCAGTATTCCGGTGTATGCCGAGGCGGTCGGCTATCGTATCCTGCGTGATGAACTGGCTCAGGGGGAAGCAGGCTCCAAACGACCGCCGTTCGCCTTTATGTTTCGTTACCTCGGCTCGCAAACCGGCGTCATTTCCTGGCGCGACTATGCCCCGCTCGATGAGTATATGCGCACCCAACTGGCGGAACGCCTTGGTCTGCCGATTATGACAGAGGTGCGCTACGTCGCCACGGACAAAGCGCCCCTGATGCCCGCCGGCGGCGTCGGGAAGCCGCTGATCTTTGTCAATACCGCCTTCGCCACCGATTTTGAGCAGCACATTGATATTATCGATGGTGCATTTCCACAACCGGCATCGACGGACGGACCGATTGAGGTGTTGATTTCGGAAGATCTGTCGGGACGGCTTGGCTTTCAGGTTGGAGAGGAGTACCTCATCCTTGGTCCACAGGAACAGCGCGTCGATCAGAGTTACCCGATCCGTATCGCAGGAGTCTGGCGCGTGCGTGATTCCGGCAGCGACTACTGGTTCTACGATCCGGTGACTCTCTACGATACACTCTTTGTGCCGGAAGAGAGTTTTCGTGACCGTCTGACAGCGATTAATCCAAAACCGATCTATGTTGCTACGTGGTATGCGATTGCCGACGGGAGCAGTGTGCGTTCTTCGGATGTCGCTGATGTGCGCGCGCGCATCAATCGCATCGCCACCGATATCACCACCATTTTGCCCGGATCGCGCATCGACATCTCGCCAGCGCAGGCATTGGCAGAGCATCAGCGCCAGGTACAGCGGCTGACCCTCATTCTGACGATCTTTAGCGTTCCGGTGCTTGGTCTGATTGCGTATTTCATTCTGCTGGTCGCCGGTTTGGTCGTGCAGCGCCAGAGCAACGAGATTGCTGTATTGCGCAGCCGTGGCGCTTCGCGCCTTCAGGTGCTCGGTATCTACCTGATCGAGGGCTTGCTGCTCGGCATCGCCGCACTGGCGGCGGGGGTCGCCGTGGGGCAGGGCGCCGGGTTGCTGATGACCTGGACGCGCTCGTTCCTCGATGTCCAACCGGGTGAGTGGTTGCCGATTGAACTTACTCCCGACGCCTGGCAACGCGCCTGGCAAATGCTGATAGTGATGGTGCCTGCAAGCCTGTTGCCTGCGTTCGGAGTCGCCCGCTATACGATTGTGTCGTTCAAGAGCGAACGCGCGCGGGCGACGCGCAAACCGTTCTGGCAGCGCATGTACCTCGATCTGCTCTTGCTGCTGCCGGTCTATTATGGTTATACGCTCCTGGAACAGCGTGGCACAGTGGCATTCCTTGGCGCGGCTGATGATCCGTTTGGCAATCCGCTGTTACTGCTGGCGCCGACCCTCTACATGTTCACGCTGGCGCTGGTGGCGACGCGCATCTTTCCGCTGGCGATGAGCGCACTCGAGTGGCTGGCGCGGCATATGAGCGGTGTGGCGACGGTGACGGCGCTCCGGTATCTGGCGCGTACTCCCGGCGCCTACACCGGTCCGGTGTTGCTGCTGATCCTCACCCTCAGCCTTGCAACATTTACCGCGTCTATGGCGCAAACGCTCGACCGCCATCTGATCGATCAGGTGTACTACGAATCCGGCAGCGACATTCGGTTGTACGATCTGGGACAGAGCGGCGGTTTCTCCGGTCCTATGGCGGGGATGCAACCGCAACAGCCGCTGGTGTCCGATGGCATGCAGGAGGCGCGCTTCATGTTCCTGCCGGTCACCGATTACCTGACCATCCCCGGCGTCGAGGCGGCGACGCGCGTATCGGTCAGTCAGGTTGAGATCACTCTGGCCAATCGCACCATCCCTGCTCGTTTCATCGGTGTTGACCGGGTGGACCTGCCCGCCGTCATTCACTGGCGCGCCGATTATGCCGGTGAGTCACTCGGCGCGCTGATGAACCGTCTGGCGGACGACCCTTCCGCCGTGCTGGTCAATAGCGCGTTTGCGGCGCAAAACCGTCTGCGTCCCGGCGACCGCTTTGAGGTGGTCATGAACGACCTCGACCGGAAGGTTCGTGTGCCGGTGATCGTTGTCGGGTATGTGAACCTCTTCCCGACGGTCTATCCAACTGATGGTCCGTTCTTGATCGGAAATCTCGACTATGCCTTCGATATGCAGGGCGGGCAATATCCCTACGATGTCTGGCTCCGGTTGGCGCCGGGTGTTGAGCGCCAGACGATTGACGAAGGGCTGCGCGAACTGGGGTTGCGCACCTTCGAGCGTGGCTTTGCGCCGACGATCATCGTCGCCGAGCATGCGCGCCCCGAACGACAGGGTTTCTACGGCTTGCTGTCAGTCGGGTTCATCGCCTCGGCATTTCTGACGGTGCTGGGGTTCTTGTTCTATTCAGCGCTCTCATTCCAGCGCCGGTTCGTCGAACTCGGTATGCTGCGCGCCATCGGGCTTTCGACCCGGCAACTCGGCGCGTTGCTGGCGTGGGAGCAGGCGCTGATTATCGGCGCCGGCATGATTGGCGGCACGCTGATCGGCGTCACTGCCAGTCAGTTGTTTATCCCGTTTTTACAGGTCCGTCGTGGCGCCAACGCGCAAATCCCGCCATTTGTCGTCCAGATCGCGTGGGAGCAGATCGCCATTATCTACATGGTCTTTGGCGCGATGCTGATTGCGGCTGTGCTGATTACCATTGCTCTGCTCCGGCGCATGAAACTGTTCCAGGCAGTCAAATTGGGAGAAGCGATCTGA
- a CDS encoding ATP-binding cassette domain-containing protein codes for MSEPLILCENLVKIYKLDEIEIVALQGLDLTVQPGEVMALVGASGSGKTTLLNVLGGLDRPSAGRVIVAGNDLLKLSDAQLDRYRRQYVGFVWQQKARNLIPYLNVEQNVELPMIMAGVGARERREWAGELIDAVGLSHRRNHRLAQLSGGEQQRVAIAIALANRPALLLGDEPTGELDSHTAETIFEIFHELNRTYGLTVVIVSHDPNIARFVDRVVAIRDGKTSSETRRVETEAADPANGDGAARAHVFEELVMLDSAGRLQIPKEIRERYNIGDRIRMEETPEGLVLRPVAGAAPTVKRLTEPDEPPPEKPRGIKKWMNLLQRRRS; via the coding sequence ATGAGCGAACCGCTAATCCTCTGCGAAAACCTGGTCAAGATCTACAAACTCGACGAGATTGAGATCGTCGCGCTCCAGGGTCTCGACCTGACGGTGCAACCCGGTGAAGTGATGGCGCTGGTCGGCGCGAGCGGCAGCGGCAAAACGACCCTGCTCAACGTCCTCGGCGGTCTGGATCGCCCCTCCGCCGGCAGGGTCATCGTCGCCGGCAATGACCTGTTGAAGCTCAGCGATGCGCAACTCGACCGCTACCGCCGCCAGTATGTCGGTTTTGTGTGGCAGCAAAAGGCGCGCAATCTGATTCCATACCTGAACGTCGAGCAAAATGTCGAACTGCCGATGATTATGGCGGGGGTCGGCGCGCGCGAGCGCCGTGAGTGGGCCGGTGAACTGATCGATGCAGTCGGGCTTTCCCACCGGCGCAACCATCGCCTGGCGCAACTCTCCGGCGGCGAACAGCAGCGAGTTGCTATAGCCATCGCTCTCGCCAACCGTCCGGCGCTCCTCCTTGGCGACGAGCCGACCGGTGAGCTCGACTCCCACACCGCTGAGACCATCTTCGAGATATTTCACGAACTGAACCGCACCTATGGTCTGACCGTCGTGATCGTCTCGCATGATCCGAACATCGCGCGTTTTGTTGATCGCGTGGTGGCGATCCGCGATGGCAAGACCAGCAGCGAAACCCGGCGCGTGGAGACAGAAGCCGCCGACCCGGCGAATGGCGATGGCGCAGCGCGTGCGCATGTCTTCGAGGAACTGGTCATGCTCGACTCCGCCGGGCGCCTGCAAATTCCGAAGGAAATCCGCGAACGCTACAACATTGGCGATCGCATTCGTATGGAAGAGACACCCGAAGGTTTGGTGTTGCGCCCGGTCGCTGGCGCTGCGCCGACGGTCAAACGCCTGACCGAACCGGACGAGCCGCCGCCGGAAAAACCGCGCGGCATCAAAAAATGGATGAACCTTCTGCAACGCCGACGGTCGTGA
- a CDS encoding AAA family ATPase codes for MAQIPPTMQRAVRGDKNPLDVIEQSLRNAIFGQERAIEAIIRVLNRARFGFAAGNARRPRATLLFLGPTGVGKTETARRLAQLLRPDGEAFLKIDCSLFSQGHEVSALVGAPPSYVGRDQKPLLNPDIIEQENSVVLFDEIEKGQPELWNLLLQIMEDGEILLLNGGRRVSFSNSVVILTTNVGAKEMVDFLDQRTIGFRTSRQDVEATGRQIYQIGFEALQKVFQPEWINRIDEIVAFRPLSSEVLRQVLDRMVKEANQQYQRHGIHVTLTEEACEYVLRKGFEPRFGARPLRQQLLKLIEAPLADLMASGGIPAGSRVLVVATGIDRHGEALEFYHEPAPELLVQAQELRAAEVGRSMSDGPQQPSVGLTTDHGHTMEHSAGPFGARGPRATPRRNDERR; via the coding sequence ATGGCTCAGATTCCCCCCACCATGCAGCGTGCGGTCCGTGGTGACAAGAACCCACTCGATGTCATCGAACAGAGTCTGCGCAATGCCATTTTTGGCCAGGAGCGCGCAATTGAGGCGATTATCCGGGTGCTCAATCGAGCGCGATTTGGTTTCGCAGCAGGCAACGCGCGCCGCCCGCGCGCCACGTTGCTCTTTCTTGGTCCCACCGGCGTTGGTAAGACCGAAACGGCGCGCCGACTGGCGCAGTTGTTGCGGCCCGATGGCGAAGCATTTCTCAAGATCGACTGTTCGCTCTTCTCACAGGGGCATGAGGTATCGGCGCTGGTTGGCGCGCCGCCGTCGTATGTCGGGCGCGATCAGAAACCGTTGCTGAACCCCGACATTATCGAACAGGAAAACAGCGTCGTCCTCTTCGATGAGATCGAAAAAGGTCAGCCGGAATTGTGGAATCTGCTGCTTCAGATCATGGAAGATGGCGAAATCTTGTTGCTGAACGGCGGACGGCGTGTGTCGTTCAGTAACAGTGTGGTCATTCTCACCACGAACGTCGGCGCCAAGGAGATGGTCGACTTTCTCGATCAGCGCACCATCGGCTTTCGCACATCGCGTCAGGACGTGGAGGCGACCGGACGGCAGATCTATCAGATCGGGTTCGAGGCGCTCCAAAAAGTCTTTCAGCCGGAATGGATCAATCGCATTGATGAGATCGTCGCCTTCCGCCCGCTGTCGAGTGAGGTGTTACGGCAGGTGCTCGACCGGATGGTGAAGGAAGCGAATCAGCAGTATCAGCGCCATGGCATCCACGTCACATTGACTGAGGAGGCGTGCGAGTATGTGCTGCGCAAGGGGTTCGAGCCGCGATTTGGCGCCCGCCCGCTCCGTCAGCAACTCCTCAAACTGATCGAAGCGCCGCTCGCCGATCTGATGGCGTCTGGCGGCATCCCAGCCGGTAGCCGGGTGCTCGTCGTGGCCACCGGAATAGACCGCCATGGCGAAGCGCTGGAGTTTTACCACGAGCCGGCGCCGGAACTGCTTGTGCAGGCGCAGGAACTGCGCGCCGCCGAGGTGGGACGTTCAATGAGCGACGGTCCGCAGCAACCGAGCGTTGGTCTAACGACTGACCACGGGCATACCATGGAGCACTCCGCCGGTCCGTTCGGCGCCCGCGGGCCACGCGCCACGCCGCGCCGCAACGACGAGCGACGTTGA
- a CDS encoding efflux RND transporter periplasmic adaptor subunit — translation MKHQSFLSCTALFVLALALLTACGGATVQTVPTPTPRPIQNVLEKPTYTVQRGVVVDEIKVSGFVAATKQVELSFTQNGFLKVLYVDRNDPVTKGQLLAELEMGDLPNQLRQAEVALEQAQLVLNRSKAQRDAAIRRAELDLEEAQAQLRRLQEPPEPLDVARAQANLAQAQANLEQVRTNASAEKTRAEMALAQASNALPAIQTAYLRALTEWNDVKDKPQDWRYNAVKEAFERAEAELRNAEMAVRQAQLAYDQARQNEGPAIARAEALLAEAQAAYDALTRGPKPEDLARARRNVERAQIAVEEAKQIGDSELEGRVAAAQLEVERLKTQMEAMRLYAPFNGKVAAVGNKPGDQITAYRAVITVMDDTEKELLVENVASQDASRIGLGQQVQITFSRAPGKVFDGVVTKLPTTLTSSAATINPDRAYHIDFQAPGVDLEVGDLAQVVITLKRVEDALWLPPQAVRAFEGRRFVVVKEGDRQRRQDVRVGIVSLERIEILEGVKEGDIVVGQ, via the coding sequence ATGAAGCATCAATCCTTCCTTTCCTGCACCGCACTCTTTGTTCTGGCGCTCGCGCTGCTCACTGCCTGTGGCGGTGCAACGGTGCAGACCGTGCCAACTCCCACGCCGCGTCCGATCCAGAATGTGCTGGAAAAACCGACATACACCGTGCAGCGCGGCGTGGTCGTCGATGAGATCAAGGTCAGTGGGTTCGTTGCTGCCACCAAACAGGTAGAACTGTCGTTCACCCAGAATGGCTTTCTCAAGGTGTTGTACGTTGATCGCAACGATCCGGTGACGAAGGGGCAGTTGCTCGCCGAACTCGAAATGGGCGATCTGCCGAATCAGTTGCGGCAGGCGGAAGTGGCGCTGGAACAGGCGCAACTGGTGCTGAACCGCTCGAAAGCGCAGCGCGATGCAGCCATCCGCCGCGCCGAACTCGACCTGGAAGAAGCGCAGGCGCAACTACGTCGTCTGCAAGAGCCGCCAGAACCGCTCGACGTGGCGCGTGCGCAGGCGAACCTGGCGCAGGCGCAGGCAAACCTTGAGCAGGTGCGCACCAACGCCTCTGCTGAAAAGACGCGCGCCGAAATGGCGCTTGCGCAGGCGTCCAATGCTCTGCCCGCGATCCAGACGGCGTACCTGCGCGCGCTGACCGAATGGAACGATGTCAAAGATAAACCGCAGGACTGGCGCTACAACGCGGTGAAAGAAGCCTTCGAGCGCGCCGAAGCCGAACTGCGTAACGCCGAAATGGCGGTTCGCCAGGCGCAACTGGCGTATGATCAGGCACGCCAGAACGAAGGACCGGCAATCGCGCGCGCCGAGGCGCTGCTGGCGGAGGCGCAGGCTGCTTACGATGCGCTGACGCGCGGACCGAAACCGGAGGACCTGGCGCGTGCGCGGCGCAATGTCGAACGGGCGCAGATTGCCGTCGAGGAGGCGAAGCAGATCGGCGATAGCGAACTCGAAGGGCGGGTCGCCGCCGCGCAACTGGAGGTCGAGCGCCTGAAGACGCAGATGGAAGCGATGCGCCTCTATGCGCCTTTCAACGGCAAGGTTGCGGCAGTCGGCAATAAGCCGGGCGATCAGATCACGGCCTACCGTGCGGTTATCACGGTGATGGACGATACCGAAAAAGAATTGCTGGTCGAAAATGTCGCGTCGCAGGATGCCTCCCGAATTGGGTTGGGGCAGCAGGTGCAGATCACCTTCTCGCGTGCGCCGGGCAAAGTGTTCGACGGCGTGGTGACGAAACTGCCTACCACGCTCACCAGCAGCGCCGCGACGATCAACCCCGACCGCGCGTACCATATCGATTTTCAGGCGCCGGGTGTCGATCTCGAAGTTGGCGATCTGGCGCAGGTGGTCATTACCCTGAAGCGTGTTGAGGATGCGCTCTGGCTGCCGCCGCAGGCGGTGCGCGCCTTCGAAGGTCGGCGGTTCGTCGTTGTCAAAGAAGGCGACCGCCAGCGACGCCAGGATGTGCGAGTCGGTATCGTCAGCCTGGAACGGATCGAAATCCTCGAAGGGGTGAAGGAAGGCGATATTGTCGTCGGACAGTAA
- a CDS encoding GxxExxY protein, with amino-acid sequence MPDVQDLNPITEAIIGAAINVHRTLGPGLLESAYETCLVHELLQLGLHVEQQKPLPIVYKGIRLNCGYRLDIVVNEAVIVELKTVEHLLPIHEAQLLSYLKLSGCRVGLLINFNVPVLKKGIRRMVR; translated from the coding sequence ATGCCAGACGTGCAAGACCTGAACCCGATTACTGAGGCTATCATCGGTGCGGCTATCAATGTTCATCGTACTCTCGGTCCCGGTCTGCTGGAGTCCGCCTATGAGACCTGTCTGGTTCATGAATTATTGCAACTCGGTCTGCATGTCGAACAACAAAAGCCTCTGCCGATCGTGTACAAAGGCATCCGTCTGAATTGCGGCTATCGCCTGGATATTGTAGTGAACGAGGCAGTCATCGTCGAACTCAAGACGGTTGAGCACCTGTTACCCATTCACGAAGCGCAGTTGCTATCATATCTCAAACTTTCAGGATGTCGAGTCGGGTTGCTGATTAACTTCAACGTACCAGTGCTCAAAAAAGGCATCCGTCGGATGGTGCGGTAA
- the pyrF gene encoding orotidine-5'-phosphate decarboxylase, with product MNFFESLDTAAWRNQSRLCVGLDPEPARMPDCLPKDAEGIYTFCAAIMDATVDLVCAYKPNVAFFEAHGAAGWSALERLVKRRPGPPLILDAKRGDIGSTAEAYARSVFTTLGADAVTLSPYLGSDALEPFLRHADRGCFILCKTSNPGSGDLQDARLADGRPLYLAVAEMARDCWNMRGNVGLVVGATHPAALADIRRACPDMLILAPGVGAQGGDLEATVRAAAAGDDPRLIVNVSRTVLYADRGANFAAAARTAARQLRDAINAALRAV from the coding sequence ATGAATTTCTTCGAGTCGCTGGACACTGCCGCCTGGCGCAATCAGAGCCGGTTGTGCGTCGGGTTGGACCCGGAGCCTGCGCGCATGCCGGATTGTCTGCCGAAAGACGCCGAGGGCATCTATACCTTTTGTGCTGCCATTATGGACGCCACTGTCGACCTGGTTTGCGCATACAAGCCGAACGTCGCCTTCTTCGAGGCGCACGGCGCAGCCGGCTGGTCGGCGCTCGAACGTCTTGTCAAGCGCCGACCGGGACCGCCGCTCATTCTCGATGCCAAGCGTGGCGATATCGGTTCGACGGCGGAAGCATATGCGCGATCCGTGTTCACCACACTCGGCGCCGATGCGGTGACGCTGAGTCCGTATCTCGGCAGCGACGCACTCGAACCATTTCTGCGGCATGCTGATCGCGGATGTTTCATCCTCTGCAAAACGTCGAACCCCGGCAGCGGCGATCTCCAGGATGCACGGCTGGCGGATGGGCGTCCGTTGTATCTGGCGGTTGCCGAGATGGCGCGCGACTGCTGGAATATGCGCGGCAATGTGGGGCTGGTCGTTGGGGCCACACATCCTGCGGCGCTGGCAGACATCCGGCGCGCCTGCCCGGATATGCTGATCCTGGCGCCGGGGGTCGGAGCGCAAGGCGGCGACCTGGAAGCAACCGTGCGCGCCGCCGCAGCGGGCGACGATCCGCGGTTGATCGTCAATGTGTCGCGCACCGTGCTGTACGCCGATCGCGGAGCAAACTTCGCTGCGGCGGCGCGCACAGCAGCCCGTCAACTGCGCGACGCCATCAACGCTGCGCTCCGTGCTGTGTGA
- a CDS encoding response regulator transcription factor, which translates to MTTILLVEDDSVLLETLSYNFERAGFQVTTAADGLTGLEMVRQVRPDLIILDVMLPGIDGFSVCRAVAKETAIPIVLLTALHDEAHRIAGLELGAIDYVVKPFSMGELLARVRAILRWNERQRQAPTSNVLSIGPVQLDRNSRRVWYQDREVELSQKEFDLLACLMHNAGVALSRDLLLERVWGNDFLGSNRTIDVHVRWLREKLEPDPANPVLIRTVRGIGYCFQDPSFDPLGRPSRQEHEQTS; encoded by the coding sequence ATGACAACAATACTCCTGGTCGAAGATGATAGCGTTCTGCTCGAAACGCTCTCCTACAACTTTGAGCGGGCTGGCTTTCAGGTGACCACGGCTGCCGACGGGCTGACCGGACTGGAGATGGTGCGGCAGGTTCGTCCTGATCTTATCATTCTCGATGTGATGTTGCCGGGGATTGACGGGTTTTCGGTCTGTCGTGCAGTGGCGAAAGAGACCGCCATTCCTATCGTGCTGCTGACCGCGCTGCACGACGAAGCGCATCGTATCGCCGGGTTGGAACTTGGCGCTATCGACTATGTGGTGAAGCCATTCAGTATGGGCGAGTTGCTGGCGCGTGTGCGGGCAATTCTGCGCTGGAACGAGCGTCAACGACAGGCGCCGACCTCCAACGTACTCAGCATTGGTCCGGTGCAACTGGATCGCAACAGCCGGCGCGTCTGGTATCAGGATCGCGAAGTCGAACTCTCGCAGAAAGAGTTCGATCTCCTCGCCTGCCTGATGCACAACGCGGGAGTGGCGTTATCGCGCGATCTGCTCCTCGAGCGCGTCTGGGGGAACGATTTCCTCGGATCAAACCGGACGATTGACGTTCACGTGCGTTGGCTGCGCGAAAAACTCGAGCCCGATCCCGCCAATCCCGTGTTGATCCGCACAGTGCGCGGTATCGGATACTGTTTCCAGGACCCGTCGTTCGATCCGCTGGGACGACCGAGCCGCCAGGAACACGAACAGACATCCTGA
- the smpB gene encoding SsrA-binding protein SmpB, with protein MARGNGIERVVADNRKARHDYFIEETYEAGVVLTGSEIKSIRAGQVNLRGGYVRIVNGEAWLYDVHIAPYEQSGKYFNHEPTRPRKLLLHRREISRIAGQVERQGYTLVPLRLYLRGSRAKVEIGLARGKKLYDKREDIARREARRTIDRALKERARH; from the coding sequence ATGGCGCGGGGGAATGGCATCGAGCGCGTGGTCGCCGATAATCGTAAGGCGCGCCACGATTATTTCATCGAAGAAACCTACGAAGCCGGAGTTGTGCTGACCGGCAGTGAGATCAAGTCTATTCGCGCCGGTCAGGTGAATCTGCGCGGCGGATATGTGCGCATCGTCAACGGCGAAGCATGGTTGTACGACGTACACATCGCACCGTATGAGCAGTCGGGGAAGTATTTTAATCACGAGCCGACCCGACCGCGCAAATTGCTGTTGCATCGGCGCGAGATTTCCCGCATTGCCGGGCAGGTCGAGCGACAGGGATATACGCTGGTGCCGCTGCGTCTGTATTTACGCGGATCGCGCGCAAAAGTCGAGATCGGGCTGGCGCGCGGGAAGAAGTTGTACGACAAACGCGAAGACATCGCGCGCCGTGAGGCACGCCGCACTATTGATCGCGCACTCAAGGAACGAGCGCGCCACTAA